The Arachis hypogaea cultivar Tifrunner chromosome 14, arahy.Tifrunner.gnm2.J5K5, whole genome shotgun sequence genome has a segment encoding these proteins:
- the LOC112743496 gene encoding probable glutathione S-transferase, which produces MAQDDVKLLGVVGSPFVCRVQIALKLKGVEYKFVTQDLQNKSEELLKYNPIHKKVPVLVHNERPINESLVIVEYIDEAWKGKSILPTDPYQRALARFWAKFIDDKVFGAAWKSVFTVNEEEREKNVKETHEALQFLEDELKGKFFGGEEFGLVDIAAVYIAFWVPLIQEIAGLQLFTNEKFPKLYKWSQEFLSQPTIKECLPPRDPILAFFKGRYESLLASAK; this is translated from the exons ATGGCTCAGGATGATGTGAAGCTCTTGGGGGTTGTGGGAAGCCCGTTTGTTTGCAGGGTTCAGATTGCTCTAAAATTGAAGGGAGTTGAATACAAATTTGTAACACAAGATTTGCAGAACAAGAGTGAAGAACTCCTAAAATACAACCCAATTCACAAGAAGGTGCCAGTGCTTGTTCACAATGAGAGGCCCATAAATGAGTCCCTTGTGATTGTTGAGTACATCGATGAAGCTTGGAAGGGCAAATCCATTTTGCCCACTGATCCTTACCAGAGAGCCCTGGCACGTTTCTGGGCCAAGTTCATAGATGACAAG GTGTTCGGTGCTGCATGGAAATCTGTTTTCACCGTTAACGAGGAAGAGCGTGAGAAGAACGTTAAAGAAACACACGAGGCTCTTCAGTTTCTTGAAGATGAGCTTAAAGGCAAGTTCTTTGGAGGAGAGGAATTTGGCCTTGTGGACATTGCCGCTGTATACATTGCGTTTTGGGTGCCTCTGATTCAAGAAATTGCAGGTCTTCAACTGTTCACTAATGAGAAGTTTCCCAAACTCTACAAATGGAGTCAAGAATTTCTCAGTCAACCAACTATCAAAGAGTGTTTGCCTCCTAGAGACCCAATTTTGGCATTCTTCAAAGGTCGCTATGAAAGCCTTCTTGCCTCAGCAAAATAG